The following coding sequences lie in one Thiohalospira halophila DSM 15071 genomic window:
- a CDS encoding methyl-accepting chemotaxis protein — MKMDAQAEAASAQVPFWRMAAMPVLTGAVGTLLLVLEEHYAVGALPLLLGLVASVPLYRWWSNALAAPAAEEQVTPAEESVPVEHMASLEEACIEVSSIGGRNVETARDQTEEAITDLSQRFSQLVDRLTNTVEASENATSGEQGLVQAFEASRSELNEIVSSMKVAMETRDTMLEQVRELTGYTEDLKEMATSVEDVASRTNLLALNAAIEASRAGEAGRGFAVVADEVRSLSQRSGEAGSRISDMVNRVGDAMHRTLENAELSASRDADMTWQAEETIQGVLERLRGVADGLSDSTGLLQQEGRGIRDEIAEILVSLQFQDRVSQILTQVRDSFDEFGTEVSDRAEQRRLSGRSEPVHADAIRQRLERGYTTDEQRRNHSANESAADDGGDDIVFF, encoded by the coding sequence ATGAAGATGGATGCTCAGGCAGAGGCGGCGAGCGCGCAGGTTCCCTTCTGGCGAATGGCCGCCATGCCCGTGCTGACCGGTGCGGTCGGGACGCTGCTCCTGGTCCTGGAGGAGCACTACGCGGTGGGAGCGCTGCCGCTGCTGCTGGGTCTCGTGGCAAGCGTCCCGCTCTATCGCTGGTGGTCCAACGCGCTGGCGGCACCGGCCGCGGAAGAGCAGGTTACACCTGCCGAGGAGAGTGTCCCCGTCGAGCACATGGCCTCCCTGGAGGAGGCCTGCATCGAGGTCAGCTCCATCGGCGGTCGCAACGTCGAGACCGCCCGCGACCAGACCGAAGAGGCCATTACCGACCTCTCCCAGCGCTTCTCCCAGCTGGTGGACCGGCTCACGAACACTGTCGAGGCCTCGGAGAACGCCACCAGCGGCGAGCAGGGCCTGGTCCAGGCCTTCGAGGCCTCCCGCAGCGAACTCAACGAGATCGTCAGCAGCATGAAGGTGGCCATGGAGACCCGCGACACCATGCTGGAACAGGTGCGCGAACTCACCGGCTACACCGAGGACCTCAAGGAGATGGCCACCTCCGTGGAGGACGTGGCCTCCCGCACCAACCTCCTGGCGCTGAACGCCGCCATCGAGGCGTCCCGGGCCGGCGAGGCGGGCCGCGGCTTCGCCGTGGTCGCCGACGAGGTCCGCAGCCTCTCCCAGCGCTCCGGTGAGGCGGGCTCCCGGATCAGTGACATGGTCAATCGGGTGGGCGATGCCATGCACCGGACGCTGGAGAACGCCGAGCTCTCCGCCAGTCGCGACGCCGACATGACCTGGCAGGCCGAGGAGACCATCCAGGGCGTGCTGGAGCGCCTGCGCGGCGTGGCCGACGGCCTCTCCGATTCCACCGGCCTGCTGCAGCAGGAGGGCCGGGGCATCCGCGACGAGATCGCCGAGATCCTGGTCAGCCTGCAGTTCCAGGACCGCGTCAGCCAGATCCTGACGCAGGTGCGGGACTCCTTCGATGAATTCGGGACCGAGGTCTCCGACCGCGCCGAGCAGCGGCGCCTCTCGGGACGGTCCGAACCGGTGCACGCCGATGCCATCCGGCAGCGCCTGGAGCGCGGTTACACCACCGATGAACAGCGCCGGAACCACTCGGCGAACGAGAGCGCCGCCGATGATGGCGGTGACGACATCGTCTTCTTCTGA
- a CDS encoding PAS domain-containing protein produces MACRPERNRGAGIAERRSGRLVDWLGRLVRRLIPTRDPDLAETILAQTGELIRVVDREGRIEFLNAALAARLGCPPGKLLGVSLFDLLEEDGGEGDVDAVALEQALGREHPLRGRIHSRFPGGERLHEDWEVRPLVDADGTARRFLITGRELGARGGERRCPHHLLQLPQEGVHCELERNLERAGIGLVTTDDHGMVRSSNQAARTMLVGGADLPESPALWSHVLTTLDPENGFPLLSARDPIRRALRGEAVENAEVEVATSVGQRRLKINGGSSPEPSGADRALVVLQDITEFRGTMDALAASEARFRGMTANLPGAVFEVWAGQDGFPRFRFLSEGAKELFERPSQAIVAEPGVFSSLLDVRDSERFTETMHHSAQTGTVWNWEGRLRFGQRRVKWINWRAIPRPEQDGPVWYGVALNITESREATDELARMRDRLRELHASREEVQEAERKAIAREIHDELGSQLTVVKMNAASLVQQSEGLSERSREQVEAMSSLVDQAIETMRRVAAELRPRILDDFGIVAALKWRATDFERHSGIAIDLTTPVEESTVPPSLETTLYRVFQEALTNIAKHSAATQVDAVLEEREGRVVLCIRDNGVGFALESLDDSHHNGIFGMRERVIAHGGEFEINGAPDRGVVLCIRIPLARRE; encoded by the coding sequence ATGGCTTGCAGGCCGGAAAGGAACCGAGGAGCGGGAATCGCCGAGCGACGCTCCGGCCGCCTGGTCGATTGGCTTGGCCGGCTGGTTCGAAGGCTGATCCCCACCCGTGATCCCGATCTTGCCGAGACCATCCTGGCTCAGACCGGTGAACTCATTCGGGTCGTGGATCGGGAAGGCCGGATCGAATTCCTCAACGCGGCCCTTGCGGCTCGGCTTGGTTGCCCCCCCGGGAAACTGCTTGGGGTTTCGCTTTTCGACCTCCTCGAAGAGGATGGCGGTGAAGGGGATGTGGATGCCGTGGCCTTGGAGCAGGCCCTGGGGCGGGAGCACCCGCTTCGCGGCCGCATTCATAGCCGGTTCCCGGGCGGGGAGCGCCTCCACGAGGACTGGGAGGTGCGTCCTCTGGTGGACGCGGATGGCACAGCGCGCCGCTTCCTTATCACCGGTCGGGAACTCGGTGCGCGTGGCGGAGAACGGAGGTGTCCCCATCACCTCCTGCAGCTCCCCCAGGAGGGGGTTCACTGCGAACTCGAACGGAATCTGGAGCGGGCCGGTATCGGGCTGGTGACCACGGATGACCACGGTATGGTGCGGTCCAGCAATCAGGCCGCCCGGACCATGCTGGTGGGGGGCGCGGACCTCCCGGAATCGCCCGCCCTGTGGAGCCACGTCCTCACGACCCTGGATCCGGAGAACGGTTTTCCCCTCCTCTCCGCCCGGGACCCTATCCGGCGGGCCCTGCGGGGAGAGGCGGTGGAGAATGCAGAGGTCGAGGTTGCGACCTCCGTGGGCCAGCGGCGCCTCAAGATCAATGGGGGATCCTCGCCCGAACCTTCCGGGGCGGACCGCGCCCTGGTGGTCCTCCAGGACATTACCGAATTCCGCGGCACCATGGATGCCCTCGCCGCTAGCGAGGCGCGCTTCCGGGGGATGACCGCGAATCTGCCCGGGGCAGTCTTCGAGGTCTGGGCGGGACAGGATGGGTTCCCCCGTTTCCGTTTCCTCAGTGAAGGGGCGAAGGAGCTCTTCGAGCGGCCCAGTCAGGCTATTGTGGCCGAACCGGGGGTCTTTTCGTCCCTGCTCGACGTTCGGGATAGTGAGCGTTTCACGGAGACCATGCATCACTCCGCGCAGACCGGCACGGTTTGGAACTGGGAGGGACGCCTGCGCTTCGGTCAGCGGCGCGTGAAGTGGATCAACTGGCGTGCTATCCCGCGGCCCGAGCAGGATGGGCCGGTGTGGTACGGGGTGGCCCTCAACATTACCGAGAGCCGGGAGGCGACTGATGAGCTGGCCCGGATGAGAGACCGGTTGAGGGAGCTGCATGCCAGCCGCGAGGAGGTTCAGGAGGCCGAGCGCAAGGCTATTGCCCGGGAGATCCACGACGAACTGGGAAGCCAGCTGACCGTGGTCAAGATGAATGCGGCCTCTCTCGTCCAGCAGTCGGAGGGCCTGTCGGAGCGTAGCCGGGAACAGGTGGAGGCCATGAGCAGCCTGGTGGACCAGGCCATCGAGACGATGCGGCGTGTGGCCGCCGAACTGCGCCCGCGGATCCTGGATGACTTCGGGATCGTTGCCGCCCTCAAGTGGCGGGCCACGGATTTCGAGCGGCACAGTGGTATTGCCATCGATCTCACCACCCCGGTGGAGGAGTCGACGGTGCCCCCCTCGCTGGAGACGACCCTGTATCGCGTCTTCCAGGAGGCGCTGACGAATATCGCCAAGCATTCCGCGGCCACGCAGGTTGATGCCGTTCTGGAAGAGCGCGAGGGCCGGGTCGTTCTGTGCATTCGCGACAATGGCGTAGGATTCGCGCTGGAATCCCTGGACGATTCCCATCACAACGGCATATTCGGTATGCGCGAGCGGGTAATCGCACACGGGGGAGAGTTCGAGATCAACGGGGCGCCCGACAGGGGGGTCGTACTCTGTATCCGTATACCGCTGGCCAGACGAGAGTAG
- a CDS encoding response regulator — translation MTRVMIVDDHAVVREGLKMILEGQEDISVVAEAGDDAGTLTRAREQPMDVILLDVSLPGRSGLEILKQLRYQYPDLAVLMLSIHPEDQYAVRFLRAGASGYMTKETAPAELVAAIRKVANGGRYVSQVLAECLVEELERPDTAEPHTRLSDREYQLLVRIGQGLKPAQIAEELHVSTKTISTYRSRLLEKMGLSSNAELVQYAVRQGLVD, via the coding sequence ATGACACGGGTCATGATCGTCGATGACCACGCGGTGGTCCGCGAAGGGCTGAAGATGATCCTGGAGGGGCAGGAAGATATCAGCGTCGTTGCCGAGGCCGGCGACGACGCCGGCACCCTGACCCGGGCCCGGGAGCAGCCCATGGACGTGATCCTGCTGGATGTCTCGTTGCCAGGACGCAGTGGCCTGGAGATTCTCAAGCAGCTCCGGTACCAGTATCCCGACCTGGCCGTGCTCATGCTCAGCATCCACCCCGAGGACCAGTACGCCGTCCGTTTCCTTCGGGCCGGTGCCAGCGGCTACATGACCAAGGAAACGGCCCCGGCGGAGCTGGTGGCCGCCATCCGCAAGGTCGCCAACGGCGGCCGCTACGTCAGCCAGGTGCTGGCGGAGTGTCTGGTGGAGGAGCTGGAAAGACCCGATACCGCGGAGCCGCACACCCGGCTCTCGGATCGCGAGTATCAACTCCTCGTTCGCATCGGGCAGGGCCTGAAACCTGCCCAGATCGCGGAAGAGCTCCACGTCAGCACCAAGACCATCAGTACCTACCGGTCTCGTCTGCTGGAGAAGATGGGGCTCTCCAGCAACGCCGAACTGGTCCAGTACGCGGTGCGCCAGGGGTTGGTGGACTGA
- a CDS encoding STAS domain-containing protein, translating into MNIEVSEAADGGCRLTVAGEVNIYVAADFRAEMDAKMAGCSALEMDLSGVSDLDTTGVQVLMAAKRQCQAEDRELRLVAHSPAVLDVFELYGLDRFFGDPLLLAGEDGTVTEDRHE; encoded by the coding sequence GTGAATATCGAGGTATCGGAGGCCGCCGATGGCGGCTGCCGCCTGACGGTGGCGGGCGAGGTGAATATCTACGTCGCCGCCGATTTCCGGGCGGAAATGGACGCGAAGATGGCCGGCTGTTCCGCCCTGGAGATGGATCTCTCCGGCGTCAGCGACCTGGACACCACCGGCGTTCAGGTCCTGATGGCCGCCAAGCGCCAGTGCCAGGCCGAGGACCGGGAGCTGCGCCTGGTCGCGCACAGCCCGGCGGTGCTGGATGTCTTTGAACTCTACGGTCTGGACCGCTTCTTCGGTGATCCGCTGCTGCTTGCGGGCGAGGATGGGACGGTAACGGAGGATCGCCATGAGTGA
- a CDS encoding efflux RND transporter periplasmic adaptor subunit yields MRPISALRAPAVALAGLLMTLALPMGHAQQGGDRPPPEVGVVELETRDVERVTELPGRTAAYQVADIRPQVTGVLRKRRFEAGEKVEKGQTLYEIDPRRYQAAVQRAEAALVQAQARLENLRRKEERYADLVAQNSVSQQEYDDVRANLEEQEAAVQVSRAELATVRLDREYASIDAPIAGRVSQPFITVGELVTANQAEALTRVTRLHPIYVDIQRGAKEVLRLQRAHRRGALETGEEGQPRVEVKLPDGSRHDQAGRLSFSGVNVDEGTGTVTLRATIPNPEGTLLPGMFVRARISEGTNADALLVPQQGVSRNRQGQPTALVVNADDEVERRVLEVDRTHGAFWVVTSGLAAGDRVMVSGLQKANPGDQVKPVAADLPEEAEGDTNG; encoded by the coding sequence ATGCGCCCCATATCCGCCCTCCGCGCCCCCGCAGTCGCCCTCGCCGGGTTGCTGATGACGCTGGCCCTGCCCATGGGCCACGCCCAGCAGGGCGGGGATCGTCCGCCGCCGGAGGTGGGCGTGGTGGAGCTGGAGACGCGGGACGTGGAGCGGGTCACCGAGCTCCCCGGCCGCACCGCCGCCTACCAGGTGGCCGATATCCGGCCCCAGGTTACCGGGGTGCTGCGGAAGCGGCGCTTCGAGGCCGGTGAAAAGGTGGAGAAGGGCCAGACCCTCTACGAGATCGACCCGCGCCGCTACCAGGCCGCCGTCCAGCGGGCCGAGGCGGCGCTGGTGCAGGCGCAGGCGCGCCTGGAGAACCTCCGCCGCAAGGAGGAGCGCTACGCCGACCTGGTGGCCCAGAACTCGGTGAGCCAGCAGGAGTACGACGACGTCCGCGCCAACCTTGAGGAGCAGGAGGCGGCGGTGCAGGTGTCCCGCGCGGAGCTGGCCACCGTCCGGCTCGACCGCGAGTACGCCAGCATCGACGCCCCCATCGCGGGGCGCGTGAGCCAGCCCTTCATTACCGTGGGCGAACTGGTCACCGCCAACCAGGCCGAGGCGCTGACCCGGGTGACCCGGCTGCACCCCATCTACGTGGACATCCAGCGCGGGGCCAAGGAGGTCCTGCGGCTCCAGCGCGCCCACCGGCGCGGGGCACTGGAGACCGGCGAGGAGGGCCAGCCCCGCGTGGAGGTAAAACTCCCCGACGGCTCCCGGCACGACCAGGCCGGCCGGCTCTCCTTCTCCGGCGTGAACGTGGACGAGGGCACCGGGACCGTGACCCTGCGCGCTACTATTCCCAATCCGGAGGGGACCCTGCTGCCGGGGATGTTCGTCCGCGCCCGGATCAGCGAGGGTACCAACGCCGACGCCCTGCTGGTGCCCCAGCAGGGGGTGAGCCGTAACCGCCAGGGCCAGCCCACGGCGCTGGTGGTCAATGCCGACGACGAGGTGGAGCGCCGCGTCCTGGAGGTGGATCGTACCCACGGCGCCTTCTGGGTGGTCACCTCCGGCCTGGCCGCCGGGGACCGGGTGATGGTCTCCGGCCTGCAGAAGGCCAACCCCGGTGACCAGGTGAAGCCGGTGGCCGCGGATCTCCCCGAGGAGGCCGAGGGCGACACCAATGGTTGA
- a CDS encoding response regulator — translation MSKTILIVDDSASLRQVVAIALKGAGYEVIEAGDGQQGLDALKGQKVHLIVSDVNMPNMDGLSMVTEIKKDPNYKFTPVIMLTTESQEETKKKGKEIGVKAWMVKPFKPEQMLDAVSKLVG, via the coding sequence ATGAGCAAGACCATCCTTATCGTCGACGATTCCGCATCCCTGCGGCAGGTGGTGGCCATCGCCCTCAAGGGGGCGGGCTACGAGGTCATCGAGGCCGGCGACGGCCAGCAGGGCCTGGACGCGCTCAAGGGCCAGAAGGTCCACCTCATCGTCAGCGACGTGAACATGCCGAACATGGACGGCCTGAGCATGGTGACGGAGATCAAGAAGGACCCGAACTACAAGTTCACGCCGGTGATTATGCTCACCACCGAGTCCCAGGAAGAGACCAAGAAGAAGGGCAAGGAGATCGGCGTCAAGGCCTGGATGGTGAAGCCGTTCAAGCCGGAGCAGATGCTCGACGCCGTCTCCAAGCTGGTGGGTTAG
- a CDS encoding efflux RND transporter permease subunit, translating into MVDFFFKRPVFAWVLAIATMLTGVLAMQNLPVQRYPTVAPPAVQIEATYPGASAETVSDTVVQVIEQQMTGVDDLIYMESTGSSAGRASITLTFEPGTDPDIAQVQVQNKLKQAEPMLPAPVQRQGLTTERANSSFLMVTAFLSTDGRLAKEDLADFVASEIAEPVGRVPGVGKVQVFGSQYAMRIWLDAGALQDYELTVADIRAALQDQNTVVTAGELGGLPAVEGQQLNATVNAQGLLQTKEDFREVLLKTTDDGARVRLSDVARVELGAESAAIQTFYNDKPASGMGINLAPGANALDTAKRVEAKLAELSPFFPEGVEVRYPYSTAPFVEASIEQVIHTLVEAVILVVAVMLLFLQSWRATLVPTLAIPVVLLGTFAVMAATGFSINMLTMFGMVLAIGLLVDDAIVVVENVERIMHEEDVGPVEATRRSMRQITGALVGIGVVLSAVFIPMAFFPGSTGAIYRQFSITIVTAMALSVLVALILSPTVCGGVLRRQDHEGAWHQKAFGWFNRLVEAATRGYVGSVRRILNHPWIGMGAFLAIVGVLAVLFVRVPGGFLPQEDQGVVITQFQLPAGATQERTLETVDKIEEYYLDQPEVNGIFAVAGFSFTGRAQNVGIAFVNLKPWAERGPGQGVQALLGRANKELAGIVRDGQVFAFNIPPIPALGNAGGFDLRLQDRGGLGHDALMAAQGQFLQAAAQSPVLAGVRPNGLADNPQYNLDIDREKARALGVPLPALNQLLSTGWGSGYVNDFLHQGRIKRVYIQGQAEDRMVPEDLREWYVRNDAGEMVPVGEVVEGSWGYGSPRLERYNGVPARSIAGGPAPGYSTGEAMAEAERIVEEELPDGIGHAWSSLSYQEREAGNQAGMLYALSLVVVLLALAALYESWTIPFAVVLAVPLGVIGAVAAALLRGIPNDVFFQVGILTTLGLTAKNAILIVEFARDLEGKGMALRDATLEAVRIRLRPILMTSLAFSMGVIPLALATGAGAASQAAIGTAVLGGMVSATFLAIFFIPLFYVVVRRVTDRLKGVSAA; encoded by the coding sequence ATGGTTGATTTCTTCTTCAAGCGCCCGGTCTTCGCCTGGGTCCTGGCCATCGCCACCATGCTCACCGGGGTGCTGGCCATGCAGAACCTGCCGGTGCAGCGCTACCCCACGGTGGCGCCGCCGGCGGTGCAGATCGAGGCGACCTATCCCGGCGCCTCGGCGGAGACGGTTTCGGACACGGTGGTGCAGGTCATCGAGCAGCAGATGACCGGGGTGGACGATCTCATCTACATGGAGTCCACCGGCAGCTCCGCCGGGCGCGCCTCCATCACCCTGACCTTCGAGCCGGGGACCGACCCCGACATCGCCCAGGTGCAGGTCCAGAACAAGCTCAAGCAGGCCGAGCCCATGCTCCCGGCGCCGGTGCAGCGCCAGGGGCTGACCACGGAACGGGCCAACAGCTCCTTCCTGATGGTCACGGCCTTCCTCTCCACCGACGGCCGCCTGGCCAAGGAGGATCTGGCGGACTTCGTCGCCTCGGAGATCGCCGAGCCGGTGGGCCGTGTGCCCGGGGTGGGCAAGGTCCAGGTCTTCGGCTCCCAGTACGCCATGCGGATCTGGCTGGATGCCGGGGCGCTCCAGGACTACGAGCTCACCGTCGCCGATATCCGCGCCGCCCTCCAGGACCAGAACACCGTGGTTACCGCCGGGGAGCTCGGCGGTCTGCCGGCGGTGGAGGGCCAGCAGCTCAACGCCACCGTGAACGCCCAGGGCCTGCTGCAGACCAAGGAGGACTTCCGGGAGGTCCTGCTCAAGACCACCGATGACGGTGCCCGGGTGCGGCTGAGCGATGTCGCCCGGGTGGAGCTGGGGGCGGAGTCCGCCGCCATCCAGACCTTCTACAATGACAAGCCGGCCTCCGGCATGGGGATCAACCTTGCACCGGGGGCCAATGCCCTGGACACCGCCAAGCGGGTGGAGGCGAAGCTGGCGGAACTCTCGCCCTTCTTCCCCGAGGGGGTCGAGGTCCGCTACCCCTATTCCACCGCCCCCTTCGTGGAGGCCTCCATCGAGCAGGTGATCCACACCCTGGTGGAGGCGGTGATCCTGGTGGTGGCGGTGATGCTGCTCTTCCTCCAGAGCTGGCGGGCCACGCTGGTACCGACCCTGGCCATCCCGGTGGTCCTGCTGGGGACCTTCGCCGTCATGGCCGCTACCGGTTTCTCCATCAACATGCTCACCATGTTCGGCATGGTGCTCGCCATCGGGCTGCTGGTGGACGACGCCATCGTGGTAGTGGAGAACGTCGAGCGGATCATGCACGAGGAGGACGTGGGGCCGGTGGAGGCCACCCGTCGCTCCATGCGCCAGATCACCGGCGCCCTGGTGGGGATCGGCGTGGTGCTCTCCGCCGTCTTCATACCCATGGCCTTCTTCCCCGGCTCCACCGGCGCCATCTATCGCCAGTTCTCCATCACCATCGTCACCGCCATGGCGCTGTCGGTGCTGGTGGCGCTGATCCTCAGTCCCACCGTCTGCGGCGGCGTCCTGCGCCGGCAGGACCACGAGGGTGCCTGGCACCAGAAGGCCTTCGGCTGGTTCAACCGGCTGGTGGAGGCCGCCACCCGTGGCTATGTCGGCTCGGTGCGGCGGATCCTCAACCACCCCTGGATCGGCATGGGCGCTTTCCTGGCCATCGTCGGGGTGCTGGCGGTGCTCTTCGTGCGCGTCCCCGGCGGCTTCCTCCCCCAGGAGGACCAGGGCGTGGTCATCACCCAGTTCCAGCTCCCCGCCGGGGCCACCCAGGAGCGGACCCTGGAGACGGTGGACAAGATCGAGGAATACTACCTGGACCAGCCGGAGGTGAACGGGATCTTCGCCGTGGCCGGCTTCAGCTTCACCGGCCGGGCGCAGAACGTCGGCATTGCCTTCGTCAACCTCAAGCCCTGGGCGGAGCGGGGGCCGGGACAGGGCGTCCAGGCGCTGCTGGGCCGGGCCAACAAGGAGCTGGCCGGGATCGTCCGCGACGGCCAGGTCTTCGCCTTCAACATCCCGCCCATCCCGGCGCTGGGCAACGCCGGCGGCTTCGACCTGCGCCTGCAGGACCGGGGCGGCCTGGGCCACGATGCCCTCATGGCGGCCCAGGGACAGTTCCTCCAGGCGGCGGCGCAGAGCCCCGTCCTCGCCGGAGTACGGCCCAACGGCCTGGCCGACAATCCGCAGTACAACCTGGACATCGACCGGGAGAAGGCGCGCGCCCTGGGCGTGCCGCTGCCGGCGCTGAACCAGCTCCTCTCCACCGGCTGGGGCTCCGGCTACGTCAACGACTTCCTCCACCAGGGCCGCATCAAGCGGGTCTACATCCAGGGGCAGGCGGAGGACCGCATGGTCCCCGAGGACCTGCGGGAGTGGTACGTCCGCAACGACGCCGGCGAGATGGTGCCGGTGGGCGAGGTGGTCGAGGGCAGCTGGGGCTACGGCTCCCCACGGCTGGAGCGCTACAACGGCGTGCCCGCCCGCTCCATCGCCGGCGGCCCCGCCCCCGGCTACTCCACCGGCGAGGCCATGGCCGAGGCGGAGCGGATCGTCGAGGAGGAGCTCCCCGACGGTATCGGCCACGCCTGGTCCAGCCTCTCCTACCAGGAGCGTGAGGCGGGGAATCAGGCCGGGATGCTCTACGCCCTGTCGCTGGTCGTGGTGCTGCTAGCCCTGGCCGCCCTCTACGAGAGCTGGACCATCCCCTTCGCCGTGGTCCTGGCGGTGCCGCTGGGCGTCATCGGCGCCGTGGCAGCCGCCCTGCTGCGCGGGATCCCCAACGACGTCTTCTTCCAGGTGGGGATCCTCACCACCCTGGGGCTGACGGCGAAGAACGCCATCCTCATCGTGGAGTTCGCCCGGGATCTGGAGGGCAAGGGCATGGCCCTGCGGGACGCCACCCTGGAGGCGGTGCGGATCCGGCTGCGGCCCATCCTAATGACCTCCCTGGCCTTCAGCATGGGCGTCATCCCGCTAGCCCTGGCCACCGGCGCCGGGGCGGCCAGCCAGGCCGCCATCGGGACCGCCGTCCTCGGCGGGATGGTCTCGGCCACCTTCCTGGCGATCTTCTTCATCCCGCTGTTCTATGTGGTGGTCCGGCGGGTCACCGATCGCCTGAAGGGGGTGTCGGCCGCCTGA